The Nitrospirota bacterium genome contains the following window.
ATTAGAACTCAAATTGAGAGTGGTATCTAAGGCATAAAGCTTGAAGAAATATCTGTGTGTCCCTGAAGGAGGACAGGGCCCACCGTAGTCATGTTTTTTGAAATCATTCAGACCCTGGATTGCACCTTTTAGGATATAGTCTTCTTTTATCTCCTTTGTTTTTGGATCAATATTCCATAAGACCCAATGGACCCATACACGTCGTGGGGCATCAGGATCATCAACTATTAAGACAAGAGATTTTGCCTTTTCCGGAACATTCTCAATCAAAAGAGGTGGATTTATATCCATCCCATCACAGGTATATTTCTGAG
Protein-coding sequences here:
- a CDS encoding YbhB/YbcL family Raf kinase inhibitor-like protein yields the protein MKKRLIYFSLTLSLVLLISNAISKEITNVSGLKISSPVFKNNEYIPQKYTCDGMDINPPLLIENVPEKAKSLVLIVDDPDAPRRVWVHWVLWNIDPKTKEIKEDYILKGAIQGLNDFKKHDYGGPCPPSGTHRYFFKLYALDTTLNLSSNSTKSDLEKAMKGHIIEQTQIIGLYKRR